From Alkalispirochaeta americana, the proteins below share one genomic window:
- a CDS encoding GPW/gp25 family protein: MSGNESFLGTGFSFPISVDNTGNIAQSRYENSIADSIHIILSTSRGERVMRPDFGCNLNDLVFAPNNARTLALAKHYVEEALTRWEHRIVLQDVSVQSDPDRENQINVKIRYLVRSVNTYFNMVYPFYLERGELDTQSQLG, encoded by the coding sequence ATGAGTGGAAACGAAAGCTTTCTCGGGACTGGTTTTTCCTTCCCGATCAGCGTTGATAATACTGGAAACATAGCGCAGTCCCGGTATGAAAACAGTATTGCCGATTCAATTCATATAATTCTCTCTACCTCCAGGGGTGAGCGGGTGATGCGCCCCGATTTTGGGTGCAACCTGAACGATTTGGTCTTTGCTCCAAATAACGCCCGAACCCTGGCTTTGGCAAAACACTATGTCGAGGAGGCGCTTACGCGGTGGGAACACCGTATTGTCCTGCAGGATGTCTCAGTGCAGTCCGATCCTGATCGCGAGAACCAGATCAATGTGAAGATTCGCTACCTTGTCCGGTCAGTGAATACCTATTTCAACATGGTTTATCCCTTTTATCTTGAGCGAGGCGAACTTGATACCCAATCTCAACTTGGATGA